The sequence ATCACCTTTTTCATATTTCCTATcatggttctttaaaaaaaaaaaaagttcttacttCTTCCTTAACAATGTCTATTCCATGTGAATTTGACAATCAACCTTtccgttttttaaaaaatatgttatagTTCTAACTTTACTGACTTGAATCAAATAGTTTGAGTAAAAGTTACAGTATGGTAATTACTGATAAATTTAACATTTCCCTATTTAATCAAAGTTCTTATTTCATAttgctttatcatttttattttctctatgcaTTTGTTTAAAGccaatgatttttcttttgtttttcctaccCTCTGTTTACTTTACTTTGCTCTTCTCATTTCTTGAACTGGAGATTTTAACGTGGATTTGAGACATTTCCTATTTCACattgtatttatttggttttataaatttccctcttggCATTGCTTTGGCTATATCTCATAAATTTTGACATattgtattttgatttttaatgatTTCAGTGAAGATTTAGATTCCTTGACAGTTCTTATTTGAATCATGGgtcattatatatgtgtgttcttTAACTTACAATTGTTTTGAgatttatatcttattttattgACTGGAGATTGATTCCATTGTAGTCAGAGAACATTCTCTGTATGAttcaattcttttaaatgtattgaaGCTTGTTTTATGACCCAGAATATGGTCTATCTCAGTGAGTAACACATTGGTGCTTgataagaatgtatattctgctgttgttgggttGATTGTCCTACAAATACCAATTGAGTGCAGTGTGAGTGTCAGCTGGATCCTGTTGATTGGTGCCATTGTTCTCCTATAAGCTTGTTGACTTTCAGACTACTAGTATTGTTGGGGAGGGTGTTGGAATCCTAATCATAATTTtggatttctctatttttttattcACTGATATCAGTTTTATATGAataacccatgtccaaggtaagaaaacccaagtaagatggtaggtgttgcaagagggcatcagagggcagacacactgaaaccataatcacataaaactagttaatctaatcacatggaccacagccttgtctaactcaatgaaactaagccatgccctgtggggccacccaagatggatgggtcatggtggagaggtctgacagaatgtggtccactggagaagggaatggcaaaccacttcagtattcttgccttgagaaccccatgaacagtatgaaaaggcaaaatgataggatactgaaagaggaactccccaggtcggtaggtgcccaatatgctactggagatcagtggagaaataattccagaaagaatgaagggatggagccaaaacaaaaacgatacccaattgtggatgtgactggtgataaaagcaaagtctgatgctgtaaagagcaatattgcataggaacctggaatgttaggtccatgaaccaaagcaaattggaaggggtcaacaggaaatggcaagagtgaatgttgacattctaggaatcagcaaactaaaatggactggaatgggtgaatttaactcagatgaccattttatctactactgtgggtaggaatccctcagaagaaatggagtagccatcatggtcaacaaaagagtccaaaatgcagtacttggaagcaatctcaaaaacgacagaatgatctctgttcgtttccaagggaaaccattcaatatcacagttatccaagtctatgccccaaccagtaacactgaaaaagctgaagttgaatggttctatgaagacctacaagaccttttagaactaacacccaaaaaagatgtccttttcattataggggactggaatgcaaaagtaggaagtccagaaacacctggggtaacaggcaaatttggccttggaatatggaatgaagcagggcaaagactaacagagttctgccaagagaacgcactggtcatagcaatcaccctcttccaacaacacaagagaagtctctacacatggacatcaccagatggtcaacaccaaaatcagactgattatattctctgcagccaaagatggagaagctctatacagtcagcaaaaacaagaccgggagctgactgtggctcagatcatgaactccttattgccaaattcagacttaaattgaagaaagtagggaaaaccactagaccattcaggtatgacctaaatcaaatcccttatgattacacagtggaactgagaaatagatttaagggcctagatctgatagatagagtgcctgatgaactatgggtggaggttcatgacattgtacaggagacaggaaccaagatcatccccatggaaaagaaatgcaaaaaagcaaaatggctgtctggggaggcctaacaaatagctgtgaaaagaagagaagcaaaaagcaaaggagaaaaagaaatatataagcatctgaatgcagagttccaaagaatagcaaggagaaataagaaagtcttcctcagctatcaatgcaaagaaatagaggaaaacaacagattgggaaagactagagatctcttcaagaaaattagagataccaagggaacatttcacgcaaagatgggctccataaaggacagaaatggcatggacctaacaaaagcagaagatattaagaagaggtggcaagaatacacggaagaactgtacaaaaaagatcttcatgaccaagataatcacgatggtgtgatcactcacctagagccagacatcctggaatgtgaagttaagtgggccttagaaagcatcactacgaacaaagctagtggaggtgatggaattccagttgagctgtttcaaatcctgaaagatgatgctgtgaaagtgctgcactcaatatgccagcaaatttggaaaactcagcagtggccacaggactggaaaaggtcagttttcattccaatcccaaagaaaggcaatgccaaaaatgctcaaactaccacacagttgcactcatctcacacgctactaaagtaatgctcaaaattctccaagccaggcttaaacaatacgtgaatggtgaacttccagatgttcaagctggttttagaaaaggcagaggaaccagagatcaaattgccaacatccactggatcatcgaaaaagcaagagagttccagaaaaacatctatttctgctttgttgactatgccaaagcctttgactgtgtggatcacaataaactgtggaaaattctgaaagagatgggactaccagaccacctgacctgcctcttgagaaacctgtatgcaggtcaggaagcaacaattagaactggacgtagaataacagactggttccaaataggaaaaggaatacatcaaggctgtatattgtcaccctgtttatttaacttctatgcagagtacatcatgagaaacactgggctggaagaatcacaagctggaatcaagattgccgggagaaatatcaataacctcagatatgcagatgacaccacccttatggcagaaagtaaagaggaactaaagagcctcttgatgaaagtgaaagaggagagtgaaaaagttggcttaaagctcaacattcagaaaatgaagaagtgaCTTTACAAGTCACTAGACACCTTAGCAACTTCGTGTATCTTCCTTTTCCGGAAAGAATGTAACCAGAAAGCAAGTTCAGGTGCTTCACACATTGTGAGGCCAAAAAATATCACAGCATCAGAGTTTGGAACAAAGAGAGTTTACTGCAGGGTCACGCAAGGAGGTGGGTGGCTCATGTGTTTAAAACTCCTAATGTTTTCGGATAAAGATTTAGGAACCTCTCCAATGCCTTTGATCTGAGAGAGGGTGTGTCCTCTTGATTGGGTTGTCCCCTGATTGGATTGTCCAATCTCTTCGCCTATAAAAGGAGAATCAGAGGCAGAAGTCTGTAGACTTCAGCAAGTCTGCATCTCAGGAGTGGTCAGAGGACAGCTCTTGGAACTGGGGGAACCTGCATAGACCAGATTTCCAAGCCAGCCTCTTCTGGTGAGTGTAGAAACCACAGGGGAGTGTTCATGTATATGGTTCTTACTTTTGCGCAATCTCTTTACTTTACCAGGTAGTGGCCcttaaaataaattatcttattaaaagttatttctttaatGTTAGTATTAAGAAATATTCCACATTTCGTACAGTTTTGTGTATGAACCTTTCTCGGGATAataagccagattttttttttttaataaaatcactCTGAAGTAGAAGCAGTATTTGCTCAGGCTGTTTGCATAGTTCTCTCTGGAAAATGTTTTACCCACAAAGTGCttggttggtttgtttgcttttctctctttttaaaaattcagttctctGCTCCATAAGTCATCAGCTTGGCCTTCCCCAACCTCTTCATCAGTTGCTATTGATGTTTTTCTCTCCCCTTACTTCTCTTCCTTCAtatctccctctttctcctgccGCTGTGATGGCCTTATTGATTATTATAGTGCTTTATTGTACCTAACACTGGTAAGCCTTTTTTACTCCATCAACTCTCTCTCCAGATACTGAGGAGCACGATAGAGAGAAGATGGCACCTTCTCCCACCAGATGCAGAGAGAACTCTGATGAGCAGTCCAGGGATCGCTCTAGAGTTAAAACCGGCCCCAAGGAGTCACGCGAGAAGTACCGTGGCAGGGCTAGAACTCGAAGGTGGAGCGGCGCTTCCAGTGGCAGGTCTCCGTCCAGCGGTAGCACCAGCTCGAGCTCCAGCAGCGGCTCCAGCTCACCTTCAGCATCCAGCCGCTCAGGACGTTCCAGCACGTCCTGCAGCTCCAgttccagctccagctccagctcgagctccagctccagctccagcagctccCCCGGCTCTTTGAGGCCTTCTTGGCTTAGAAGAGGCAAGAGACAGCGGTCTCACTCCAAACAACCCGAAAGGGAtgaaaaggaagggagaaggcaCAGCCCTTCCCCTAAACCCACCAAGCTGCACATCGCGAGACTCACCAGGAACGTGACCAAGGACCACATCCGGGAGATATTCTCCACCTTCGGGAAAGTCAGAGTGATTGACATGCCTGTAGAGAGGATGCACCCCGGTCTGTCTGATGCTTATGTGGAGTTCGAGACTCCAGACGGGGCTGAGAAGGCGCTGAAGTACATGGATGGAGGACAAATTGACGGCCAGCAGATCAGGGCCACCGCTGTGCCACCCCCCAGGCGACTCAGCCCTCGCAGGAGAATGCAGTCACTGCCCCCCAGATGGTGCGGGTCACCCTCACAGAGGAGAAGGTCGCCTTCCCCTTGGCTCAGGTCCCAGAAGCGCTGGCGACCCCGCTTCCCTCGCCGCCCCCTCCACCGGAGCCGCTTCAGCTCCTGGTCCTCCAGAAGCTGAAGGCAGCAACCGAGGCTTGTCCCAGGGCAGCAGAGTTCCCGCTGCAGTGGTATGGGGTCGTGCTTGTAAAGATGCCCTCCACAGTTCTGGCTAGAAAACTCTGGTTCTAGTTCCTGAGAATCTGTTTAATGACAACGCCAGCAGGGAGGAGCAGAGCCAGCCAGGTGGTGCAACCGGCCCAGCCTGGGAACTCGTTTTCCCATTCCACAGATGACCGAGGCCCGATCCGGTGGCCTGGTGCTGCCCTGACCTGTCTGCCTGCAGAGTCCAGCAGTGATGCCTCTCCTGTTAGCCTGGCCCTACTCTCCTGCTAGGGTCCTCTTCTGACCTCTAGAGTCAGATACCTCCTGTGATCTGCCCAAAATGGTTCTTTtcacatgtgtacatatacacacacacgcacgcagctCCCTTCTTCTCTGAAACTGGTAAGTTGAGAGCCAGCTCTGCAGGGTCCCCATAGAACCGCCCCTGGTGGTCCTGCAGGTTACCTTGGCAACATGTCCTTGCTTTTTCAGCTTTTATTGTACAGTCAGTactataaattttgtttttgtaacTTTTAGTATTTTAGATAATGTTGTGTCTATACTTTGTGTGTGCAGTAAAAATAACTGTGTTGAATACATCTAGGATTTAAGTGGAAAAGAACACCTTTTCTCTCATCAACATTCAAATAAACTGGGGCAATGACTTTGTTCAATGAATTTCTGAATCATAGATTTCAGTCCACACCTTGGCATGTAATAAGTGCACTGTAAATGGGAGCATCAATTGATTTTGCTTCAAAACCAGGAAATAATGAGTGTTGAAAGGGGTAGTGTTAATAACTATGGCAGGACAACaagaataaaatgatatttttagcttttcactCTAAAAACATATCTGAAGACAGCAATGATTGATTTAAAAGAAAGTGTACTGATTAGGTTAACATTTGAAGCAGATTATTGTGATCAGAGTGTTAAATGAATTAAGAGAGAAAGGATGTGAAATCACAGTGACAGTTGATTGCAGTCTACCGCCAAAGAGGCGGTATCATTGTGTAACTGAAGTTGAGTGACTTTCTGAGAAAACGTTAGAAACTATTTTTGGAGTTTGAATGTTTTCTTTCAACAAAATATCTGAGCTCTTTAGACGGGCAAAGTGAGTAAGTGAGTCTGTCAATGTAAACCATTAAGTCTCACTTTACTCTTCTCTTCATAGCGTATCCAACTTAGTGAGAAAATCAACATGGAATGAAGAGATGATAATACATATTCAATTCAAAATTAGAAAACTAGTGGAGAAAATGCAATATTAACTTTGATGACTGGGTCTGGAAAGGTCACTCTGTTCAAAAgatgctttgcaggcagacagaAAGGTGCCCAGGATTGATTCAAGGGTGGCCGGACCTCAGAGGCCATAGCAGCGATGCTGGGTCCCCCTGGAGGGGCTCCTAGAGGTGTTTTCTGGAGCAGCACAGACTCTCACCACAGAGCCAGGACATCCCTGGaatctctcccctctccctcagcTATGGGGAATTGGGCTGAAGTAAC is a genomic window of Ovis canadensis isolate MfBH-ARS-UI-01 breed Bighorn chromosome 5, ARS-UI_OviCan_v2, whole genome shotgun sequence containing:
- the LOC138440625 gene encoding RNA-binding protein with serine-rich domain 1-like — protein: MAPSPTRCRENSDEQSRDRSRVKTGPKESREKYRGRARTRRWSGASSGRSPSSGSTSSSSSSGSSSPSASSRSGRSSTSCSSSSSSSSSSSSSSSSSSSPGSLRPSWLRRGKRQRSHSKQPERDEKEGRRHSPSPKPTKLHIARLTRNVTKDHIREIFSTFGKVRVIDMPVERMHPGLSDAYVEFETPDGAEKALKYMDGGQIDGQQIRATAVPPPRRLSPRRRMQSLPPRWCGSPSQRRRSPSPWLRSQKRWRPRFPRRPLHRSRFSSWSSRS